A genomic segment from Oncorhynchus clarkii lewisi isolate Uvic-CL-2024 chromosome 12, UVic_Ocla_1.0, whole genome shotgun sequence encodes:
- the LOC139422158 gene encoding interferon a3-like: protein MQSVCHCCDWIRHHYGHLSAEYLSLLDQMGGDITKQNAPVIFPTSLYRHIDDAEFEDKVRFLKETIYQITKLFDGNMKSVTWDKKNLDDFLNILERQLENLNSCVSPAMKPERRLKRYFKKLNRKVLRKMNYSAQAWELIRKEMKRHLQRLDILAAQMY, encoded by the exons ATGCAGAGCGTGTGTCATTGCTGTGACTGGATCCGACACCACTACGGTCACTTGAGCGCAGAATACCTTTCCCTGCTGGACCAGATG GGAGGAGATATCACAAAACAGAATGCCCCAGTCATTTTCCCAACATCACTTTACAGACACATAGATGATGCTGAG TTTGAGGACAAAGTCAGATTCCTGAAAGAGACCATCTATCAAATCACAAAACTGTTTGATGGGAATATGAAATCTGTCACCTGGGACAAGAAAAACCTGGACGATTTCCTCAACATTCTAGAACGGCAATTGGAGAACCTTAATTCCTGT GTATCACCTGCCATGAAACCTGAGAGGAGACTGAAACGGTACTTCAAGAAGTTGAATAGGAAGGTTCTGAGAAAAATG AACTACAGTGCACAGGCGTGGGAGCTCATCAGGAAAGAGATGAAACGTCATCTGCAAAGATTGGATATCCTTGCAGCACAGATGTACTGA